Proteins found in one Oceanispirochaeta sp. genomic segment:
- a CDS encoding lyase family protein produces MSKDIRIESDSMGEVQLPAEALWGAQTQRAVENFAVSPLRIHPIMLKALCLIKKNAARANASLGLLDEKLSEAIALSADALMAENKTDQFPVDVFQTGSGTSWNMNINEVLSNRANLSLGGEVGSRKPVHPNDHVNKGQSSNDVIPTAVSLSNRLLLEDTIAGMKLLEESFAMKAEEFSKVLKLGRTHLQDAVPMTLGQEFSAFAAQTAQGRRNLENQRALLCELPLGGTAIGTGLNAHPGFASAAIGGIAGETGIPFRPMDNKFQGISFRSSQVDLMGVINSIACDFMKIANDLRLLTSGPRSGLG; encoded by the coding sequence ATGAGTAAGGATATAAGAATTGAATCCGATTCCATGGGAGAGGTACAGCTTCCCGCAGAGGCCCTCTGGGGGGCCCAGACACAACGCGCAGTAGAAAACTTTGCCGTATCTCCCCTGCGGATTCATCCCATCATGCTGAAAGCCCTCTGTCTGATCAAAAAAAATGCCGCCAGGGCCAATGCATCCCTGGGATTGCTGGATGAGAAACTCTCTGAAGCCATAGCACTCAGCGCCGATGCCCTTATGGCAGAGAATAAGACCGATCAGTTTCCAGTGGATGTGTTTCAGACCGGTTCGGGAACCTCCTGGAATATGAATATCAATGAAGTCCTTTCCAATCGGGCGAACCTGAGTCTGGGAGGGGAGGTCGGAAGCCGTAAGCCTGTACACCCCAATGATCATGTGAATAAGGGGCAGTCCTCCAACGACGTGATTCCTACGGCAGTTTCCCTGTCAAACCGTCTGCTCCTGGAAGACACTATCGCAGGAATGAAACTTCTGGAAGAGTCTTTTGCCATGAAGGCGGAAGAATTTTCAAAGGTTCTCAAGCTGGGAAGAACCCATCTTCAGGATGCCGTTCCCATGACTCTGGGTCAGGAGTTCTCCGCCTTTGCCGCACAGACAGCTCAGGGTCGCAGAAATCTGGAAAATCAGAGGGCCCTTCTGTGTGAACTTCCTCTGGGTGGAACCGCCATCGGCACCGGCCTAAATGCCCATCCGGGGTTTGCTTCCGCCGCCATTGGGGGCATTGCCGGAGAAACAGGTATCCCCTTCAGACCCATGGATAATAAATTCCAGGGTATCTCCTTTAGAAGCAGTCAGGTGGATCTGATGGGGGTCATCAATTCCATCGCCTGTGATTTTATGAAGATTGCCAATGACCTCCGCCTTCTGACCAGCGGTCCCCGATCAGGCCTGGGT